A genomic window from Osmerus eperlanus chromosome 5, fOsmEpe2.1, whole genome shotgun sequence includes:
- the si:ch211-106e7.2 gene encoding uncharacterized protein si:ch211-106e7.2: METSTWATAGSCQAYFGQHSKPFVNRQDQQDGTRGQNSWNPTTNFQQYLPMISATQAPQGQCPSPIGAYATEQLSNQNASSKWVTTSSQGGHTNVNHFLRTPSMLEKANSQTTCVDKAHGNHPLPCGGNFPRQHREDFKAQPVNSRGSPQISPSAINTHHSTNAYCLQGPTHGGQHGEQQVRCRENPQATPATTVGHGNNQIHRQQLLLSLLQSNTPSQYNPQSRGSSNYDSHVQSAQTSSPVTPTACSMSFPTDMQRMCLPQNQPASCGNGMSSGQSGMSAVSGPSMLPSQKSHHQPFNTNNHSHRAVPTKNASSRQILPKPSTNQQQQSNPASYISFQSIPGFHNASIVARGTNVGLQHTHHPQMHHIIGHATPNQPCTANAEQNGGTQRNVQFAGQDEALPSYKTAMRECRITNSNLYSHALEQQKTNGAPLYVTNDQSGNEFKAQNVNFGGCKPVENIQGQQQQGPSASNESQTMNMYELVTHNHFNFQQYSASGPSAQHGQKAIAVVQPLSTEQQVMATDTMTSKTPQKTTQTTSASEPLKLYSTTKGQHTLSPAQGQGEEREVPVPCSEETDCSVTSAEGVLELSPIPTIPWTLEKCTDLLKLCQNFSEKDSAIEKDVASTILTHYWGGSYDRLLFMLQSDYYKKFMECVTKSCGNMKSPHVIFSQVDPKHMDRLKDKFNILGHGAVYFEEVHKSLWLNTNEKLDDIDNDFGFPCCLKRTQPTSQMEEHPELKQPEQHGAEETMTSEQPHGQMQDAVMVPPENVPSRPESKDAKEIQELCLTDSSTETTSPDEVECSEDCSSSDPFTSIEIHVLAPEEAKRLYECVQGQSEKTTDQEKEDGSLQNCPVKEESSEEMDVESKEWTSENKEEGQIEKYCCLLKLMSEMRGLNNACQCEANLGLARPPLDNNHVETDNTPVSSVLTENEPNSIVVDLDEDLEAYVESQSSCSPSRAPVPDLTMNISDDDDVMVTLLTEQEIQALQASSQIHVNEDTSGKNPVELKVILKLPLSEKVELPSSEKVDYLASLSLIQKHESVTSKRKCEDKGRKKRVGRKRKLCLENLELVPKSSKSKMSKRALTIGSSSLLQPDLSEYWPFKDFKLVKSKPKWSPEVNQAEANSSQKLTGPGGVNSSLQGSMITLALFGSSRNNHGDVQTSRSKDEPFKSTRHNHFEDRTLVPPQTLTLRLRTPEPRSPVKERLFRDWKDSFVPTVKKKSKRGRPCKVKKLDVDVKEPTQTRPSETEMCPPRVSRGKPRGGSGGMRQSLPDSKKADLLKKLKLRLEKSKIHAATISSSEETKSKCQNPVFNPTKENSVLEYSLQPKTFIFKELEPQSAAN; encoded by the coding sequence ATGGAGACTTCCACATGGGCCACCGCTGGATCGTGTCAAGCATATTTTGGACAACACTCCAAACCTTTTGTCAACAGACAAGATCAACAGGATGGAACCAGAGGTCAAAATAGTTGGAATCCAACCACCAATTTCCAACAGTATTTACCGATGATATCGGCCACACAAGCGCCACAGGGCCAGTGCCCTTCCCCTATTGGAGCTTACGCCACTGAACAGTTATCCAATCAAAACGCTTCAAGCAAATGGGTCACTACTTCATCTCAAGGGGGACATACAAACGTAAACCATTTTTTGAGGACACCCTCGATGCTGGAGAAAGCTAATTCACAAACCACTTGTGTAGATAAAGCACATGGAAACCACCCCCTGCCCTGTGGTGGGAACTTTCCTCGCCAACACAGAGAGGATTTTAAAGCACAGCCAGTGAACAGCCGAGGGTCTCCTCAAATCTCCCCctcagcaataaacacacaccacagcacaaATGCTTATTGCCTGCAAGGCCCAACGCATGGGGGACAACACGGGGAACAGCAGGTACGCTGCAGAGAAAATCCACAGGCAACTCCTGCTACGACAGTTGGTCATGGCAACAACCAGATTCACAGACAGCAGCTACTTTTGTCTCTGCTACAATCAAACACTCCATCTCAATATAATCCACAATCCCGAGGTTCCTCAAACTATGACAGTCATGTCCAAAGTGCACAGACCTCCAGTCCTGTGACACCAACAGCATGTTCAATGTCTTTCCCCACTGATATGCAAAGGATGTGTCTGCCTcagaaccagccagccagctgtggAAACGGAATGAGCAGCGGTCAGTCTGGTATGTCTGCTGTTAGTGGCCCATCCATGCTACCAAGTCAGAAATCTCACCATCAACCTTTTAATACCAACAATCACAGCCACCGGGCTGTACCAACTAAAAATGCTTCAAGTCGACAAATACTGCCAAAGCCAAGCACGAACCAACAACAGCAATCCAACCCGGCCAGTTATATTTCCTTCCAGAGCATACCCGGCTTTCACAATGCAAGCATTGTTGCTCGTGGGACAAATGTaggtctgcaacacacacaccatccccaaaTGCATCATATAATTGGACATGCCACCCCAAATCAGCCTTGCACAGCAAATGCTGAACAAAATGGAGGCACCCAGAGGAATGTACAATTTGCAGGGCAAGACGAGGCTTTGCCGTCTTACAAAACGGCAATGAGGGAATGCAGAATTACTAACAGTAACCTTTACAGTCATGCACTAGAACAGCAGAAGACAAATGGTGCACCGCTCTATGTGACAAATGACCAAAGTGGGAATGAATTTAAAGCACAAAATGTCAATTTTGGAGGATGTAAACCGGTTGAGAATATCCAGGGGCAACAACAGCAAGGACCTTCAGCAAGTAATGAATCCCAAACGATGAACATGTATGAGCTAGTCACACACAATCATTTTAACTTCCAACAGTATTCAGCATCAGGCCCATCTGCTCAGCATGGGCAAAAAGCCATTGCAGTGGTAcaaccactatcaacagaacagcaGGTCATGGCTACTGATACAATGACAAGCAAAACTCCACAGAAGACAACCCAAACAACAAGTGCCTCTGAACCGTTAAAACTGTATTCTACTACCAAAGgtcaacacacactcagtcctgCTCAGGggcaaggggaggagagagaggtacctgTGCCTTGCAGTGAGGAAACCGATTGCTCGGTAACTTCAGCTGAGGGTGTTTTAGAGCTGTCCCCAATTCCTACAATCCCTTGGACACTAGAAAAATGTACCGATTTGCTGAAGTTGTGCCAAAACTTTTCAGAGAAggacagtgcaattgaaaaagatgttgctaGCACAATATTAACCCATTATTGGGGTGGAAGTTACGATAGATTGTTATTCATGCTGCAATCAGACTATTACAAAAAGTTTATGGAATGTGTAACAAAGTCCTGTGGTAACATGAAGTCACCACACGTTATATTTTCCCAAGTCGACCCTAAACACATGGATAGGCTtaaagacaaattcaatattctCGGACACGGTGCTGTCTATTTTGAGGAGGTGCATAAGTCTTTGTGGTTGAATACCAATGAGAAGCTAGATGACATAGATAACGATTTTGGCTTTCCATGTTGCCTTAAGAGAACCCAACCAACTTCTCAGATGGAGGAGCATCCTGAGCTGAAGCAACCAGAGCAGCACGGCGCCGAAGAGACCATGACATCTGAACAACCACATGGCCAGATGCAAGATGCAGTGATGGTCCCGCCAGAGAATGTACCGTCCAGGCCTGAATCCAAAGATGCGAAAGAAATTCAAGAGTTATGTCTCACAGACAGCAGTACAGAGACAACATCGCCTGACGAGGTGGAATGTTCTGAAGACTGTAGTTCAAGCGATCCATTCACGTCCATAGAAATCCATGTCCTGGCTCCAGAGGAGGCCAAACGACTTTATGAATGTGTGCAGGGGCAAAGTGAAAAGACAACAGACCAGGAGAAAGAGGATGGATCTCTGCAAAATTGCCCCGTGAAGGAGGAGTCATCTGAGGAGATGGATGTGGAGTCGAAGGAGTGGACGTCAGAGAATAAGGAGGAAGGTCAAATAGAAAAGTATTGCTGTCTCTTGAAGTTAATGAGCGAAATGCGTGGCCTGAACAATGCCTGCCAGTGCGAGGCTAACCTTGGTCTTGCAAGACCTCCTTTAGATAATAACCATGTTGAAACTGACAACACTCCTGTGTCTTCAGTTTTAACTGAGAATGAACCAAACAGCATTGTTGTGGACCTGGATGAAGACCTGGAGGCTTACGTTGAATCCCAGTCAAGTTGTTCTCCTTCAAGAGCTCCAGTACCAGATCTCACTATGAATATctcggatgatgatgatgtcatggtCACTCTATTGACCGAACAAGAAATACAGGCACTACAGGCGTCTTCTCAAATTCATGTAAATGAGGACACAAGTGGTAAAAATCCGGTAGAGCTTAAGGTTATTTTGAAGTTACCGTTAAGTGAAAAAGTGGAGTTACCATCAAGTGAGAAAGTGGACTATCTTGCTTCTCTCTCCTTAATACAGAAACATGAGAGCGTCACTTCTAAAAGAAAATGTGAGGACAAGGGCAGAAAGAAAAGGGTTGGAAGAAAGAGGAAACTATGTTTGGAAAATTTAGAACTTGTCCCAAAAAGTAGTAAGAGTAAAATGAGTAAGAGAGCCTTGACTATTGGGTCCAGCTCTCTTCTTCAGCCCGATCTGTCTGAATACTGGCCTTTCAAGGATTTTAAACTGGTCAAATCAAAGCCCAAATGGTCACCGGAGGTAAACCAAGCAGAGGCTAACAGCTCTCAAAAGCTTACAGGCCCTGGCGGTGTTAACAGTAGCTTGCAAGGGAGCATGATCACACTGGCCTTGTTTGGTTCTTCACGGAATAACCATGGAGATGTACAAACTAGCCGAAGCAAAGACGAACCCTTTAAATCAACTAGACACAATCATTTCGAAGACAGGACTTTGGTGCCCCCGCAAACCCTCACTCTCAGGTTAAGGACCCCCGAGCCCAGAAGCCCTGTCAAAGAGCGGCTTTTTAGAGACTGGAAGGATAGTTTTGTACCAACAGTGAAAAAAAAGTCTAAACGGGGCAGGCCTTGTAAGGTTAAAAAGTTGGATGTGGATGTAAAGGAGCCCACACAGACCAGACCTTCAGAAACGGAGATGTGTCCTCCCAGGGTCTCAAGGGGGAAACCCAGAGGTGGGTCAGGAGGAATGAGGCAGTCCTTGCCCGACAGCAAAAAGGCAGACCTCTTGAAAAAATTGAAATTAAGACTTGAGAAGTCGAAGATTCATGCAGCAACAATCAGTAGTTCTGAGGAAACCAAGAGTAAATGTCAGAACCCTGTTTTCAACCCTACAAAGGAAAACAGTGTTCTGGAGTACAGTTTGCAACCAAAGACTTTTATCTTCAAAGAATTGGAACCTCAAAGTGCCGCCAACTGA